The following proteins come from a genomic window of Populus nigra chromosome 6, ddPopNigr1.1, whole genome shotgun sequence:
- the LOC133696723 gene encoding palmitoyl-acyl carrier protein thioesterase, chloroplastic-like, translated as MATFSYTIPLPIRCSTTGNNQDPNKQNLNKIKITGTPTRSVKVDTLSQTAGVAKTSVASVENGHISKEQIRQNIPTKKQFVDYHRQGLIVEGGVGYRQTVVIRSYEVGADKTATLESILNLLQETALNHVWMSGLLSNGFGATHGMMKNNLIWVVSRMQVLVDQYPIWGEIVEIDTWVGASGKNGMRRDWLIRSQATGHVFARATSTWVMMNEKTRRLSKMPEEVRAEISPWFIEKQAIHEDVPEKISKLDSNAKYVNSNLKPKRSDLDMNQHVNNVKYVRWMLETIPDQFLESHQLSGIILEYRRECGSSNIVQSLCEPDEDGILNSGLKQNNDMSPLNRFSLASEIMEGNGLLGSLDKVPLRYTHLLQTQGDTENEEIVRGKTTWKKKQSNIELSNMPFSI; from the exons ATGGCTACATTCTCGTATACGATCCCCTTGCCCATCAGATGCTCTACCACCGGTAACAACCAAGATCCTAATAAGCAAAACctgaacaaaatcaaaattactgGGACTCCTACCAGGTCCGTTAAGGTTGATACACTTAGCCAAACTGCCGGGGTGGCGAAAACCTCGGTTGCTTCGGTCGAAAATGGCCATATCTCCAAAGAGCAGATACGTCAAAACATACCAACAAAGAAGCAGTTTGTTGATTATCATCGCCAAGGCCTCATCGTCGAAGGTGGTGTTGGGTACAGACAGACTGTTGTTATTAGGTCCTATGAAGTTGGTGCTGATAAAACTGCTACGCTCGAGAGCATCCTTAATCTTCTTCAG GAAACAGCATTGAATCATGTATGGATGTCGGGACTTCTCAGCAATGGATTTGGTGCCACACATGGAATGATGAAGAACAATCTCATATGGGTCGTCTCAAGAATGCAAGTCCTGGTGGATCAATACCCAATCTG GGGAGAGATAGTGGAAATCGACACATGGGTTGGAGCATCAGGGAAGAATGGAATGCGGCGAGACTGGCTCATACGAAGCCAAGCAACAGGCCATGTCTTTGCACGTGCAACAAG CACTTGGGTGATGATGAACGAAAAGACAAGGCGCCTCTCAAAGATGCCAGAGGAGGTCAGGGCTGAAATTTCACCGTGGTTTATAGAGAAACAAGCTATCCATGAAGATGTCCCAGAGAAAATCTCGAAGTTGGACAGCAACGCAAAATATGTGAACTCAAACTTGAAG CCCAAGAGGAGTGATTTGGATATGAACCAACATGTCAACAATGTGAAGTACGTTAGATGGATGTTGGAG ACTATTCCTGACCAGTTTTTGGAGTCTCATCAACTTTCCGGCATCATCTTAGAGTACAGAAGGGAGTGCGGGAGTTCAAATATAGTTCAATCACTCTGCGAACCCGACGAGGATGGAATCCTTAATAGTGGTTTGAAACAAAACAACGACATGAGCCCGCTCAATAGGTTTTCTTTGGCCTCAGAAATCATGGAAGGCAATGGACTACTAGGATCCTTGGATAAGGTCCCTCTAAGATACACACATCTCCTTCAAACCCAAGGAGATACTGAAAACGAAGAGATCGTAAGAGGAAAGACCACATGGAAGAA